A single window of Sparus aurata chromosome 22, fSpaAur1.1, whole genome shotgun sequence DNA harbors:
- the LOC115573945 gene encoding phospholipase ABHD3-like isoform X1, with protein sequence MFLSHSEIWRTYWECVSRPYTVFICSLTAALYYLWGRKCQAPALVTSKTFSAFLLKHCPVVSETFSPTPWCWGGRLQTLVCAFIKSKPPAAYRNELIRTVDGGQISLDWVDNQASVPYPKSSTRPTVLILPGLTGNSQQSYVLHAIRQATRRGYRCVVFNNRGAAGEELLTPVTYCAANTSDLELVVQHVKGLHPHAPLLGAGVSLGGMLLLNYLGRKRTESGMVAGLTISVPWDAQKSSDSMEEPLNWLLFNSYLTRGLRRVVARHRKVLEKVVDIDYVLKARTVREFDERFTSLQFGYNSCTEYYRDASPDKKLPNTAVPILCLNAADDPFSPKYAFPVSIVQGLPNVALLLTAHGGHIAFLQGLFPRGESYMERLFGQFVQAVFEHPRDIRKACGIKEEKTS encoded by the exons ATGTTTTTATCACACTCGGAGATATGGAGAACATACTGGGAGTGTGTTTCCAGACCTTACACGGTGTTCATCTGCTCCCTCACAGCCGCACTGTACTATCTGTGGGGCCGCAAGTGTCAG GCACCGGCCCTAGTTACCAGCAAGACCTTCAGTGCTTTCCTCCTCAAGCactgtcctgtggtgtctgagACCTTCAGTCCCACTCCGTGGTGCTGGGGAGGTCGGCTCCAGACGCTGGTCTGTGCCTTTATCAAGTCCAAACCCCCCGCTGCTTATCGCAA TGAGCTGATCCGTACGGTCGATGGTGGTCAGATCTCTCTGGACTGGGTGGACAATCAGGCCAGTGTGCCTTACCCAAAATCCTCTACTCGCCCCACGGTGCTGATCCTCCCTGGCCTGACAGGGAACAGCCAGCAGTCCTATGTGCTCCATGCCATTCGTCAGGCCACCCGCCGCGGCTACAG gTGTGTGGTCTTCAACAACAGAGGCGCTGCCGGGGAAGAGTTGTTG ACGCCTGTCACCTACTGCGCAGCCAATACCTCAGATCTTGAGCTTGTGGTGCAGCATGTCAAAGGACTTCACCCACATGCCCCTTTGCTTGGTGCTGGTGTGTCTTTGGGCGG CATGTTATTGTTAAACTACCTGGGCCGTAAGCGCACAGAGTCTGGGATGGTGGCGGGTTTGACCATCTCTGTCCCCTGGGATGCACAGAAGTCCTCCGACTCGATGGAAGAACCTCTGAACTGGCTGCTCTTCAACTCGTACCTCACGAGGGGCCTGCGTCGTGTTGTCGCCAG GCACAGGAAGGTTCTGGAGAAAGTGGTTGACATTGACTATGTTTTGAAG GCACGGACAGTCCGTGAGTTTGACGAACGCTTCACCTCTCTTCAGTTTGGTTATAATTCTTGTACGGAGTATTATCGCGATGCCAGCCCGGACAAAAAACTCCCCAATACAGCAGTGCCCATCTTGTGTCTGAACGCTGCGGATGACCCCTTCTCTCCAAAATACG CATTCCCGGTGAGCATAGTCCAAGGCCTGCCCAACGTCGCTCTGCTGTTGACGGCCCATGGCGGACACATCGCCTTCCTGCAGGGTTTGTTTCCCCGCGGCGAGAGCTACATGGAGCGCCTCTTCGGTCAGTTTGTCCAAGCCGTCTTCGAGCACCCGAGGGACATCAGGAAGGCATGCGGCATTAAGGAGGAGAAGACGAGCTGA
- the LOC115573945 gene encoding phospholipase ABHD3-like isoform X2, with the protein MVMKAPALVTSKTFSAFLLKHCPVVSETFSPTPWCWGGRLQTLVCAFIKSKPPAAYRNELIRTVDGGQISLDWVDNQASVPYPKSSTRPTVLILPGLTGNSQQSYVLHAIRQATRRGYRCVVFNNRGAAGEELLTPVTYCAANTSDLELVVQHVKGLHPHAPLLGAGVSLGGMLLLNYLGRKRTESGMVAGLTISVPWDAQKSSDSMEEPLNWLLFNSYLTRGLRRVVARHRKVLEKVVDIDYVLKARTVREFDERFTSLQFGYNSCTEYYRDASPDKKLPNTAVPILCLNAADDPFSPKYAFPVSIVQGLPNVALLLTAHGGHIAFLQGLFPRGESYMERLFGQFVQAVFEHPRDIRKACGIKEEKTS; encoded by the exons ATGGTGATGAAG GCACCGGCCCTAGTTACCAGCAAGACCTTCAGTGCTTTCCTCCTCAAGCactgtcctgtggtgtctgagACCTTCAGTCCCACTCCGTGGTGCTGGGGAGGTCGGCTCCAGACGCTGGTCTGTGCCTTTATCAAGTCCAAACCCCCCGCTGCTTATCGCAA TGAGCTGATCCGTACGGTCGATGGTGGTCAGATCTCTCTGGACTGGGTGGACAATCAGGCCAGTGTGCCTTACCCAAAATCCTCTACTCGCCCCACGGTGCTGATCCTCCCTGGCCTGACAGGGAACAGCCAGCAGTCCTATGTGCTCCATGCCATTCGTCAGGCCACCCGCCGCGGCTACAG gTGTGTGGTCTTCAACAACAGAGGCGCTGCCGGGGAAGAGTTGTTG ACGCCTGTCACCTACTGCGCAGCCAATACCTCAGATCTTGAGCTTGTGGTGCAGCATGTCAAAGGACTTCACCCACATGCCCCTTTGCTTGGTGCTGGTGTGTCTTTGGGCGG CATGTTATTGTTAAACTACCTGGGCCGTAAGCGCACAGAGTCTGGGATGGTGGCGGGTTTGACCATCTCTGTCCCCTGGGATGCACAGAAGTCCTCCGACTCGATGGAAGAACCTCTGAACTGGCTGCTCTTCAACTCGTACCTCACGAGGGGCCTGCGTCGTGTTGTCGCCAG GCACAGGAAGGTTCTGGAGAAAGTGGTTGACATTGACTATGTTTTGAAG GCACGGACAGTCCGTGAGTTTGACGAACGCTTCACCTCTCTTCAGTTTGGTTATAATTCTTGTACGGAGTATTATCGCGATGCCAGCCCGGACAAAAAACTCCCCAATACAGCAGTGCCCATCTTGTGTCTGAACGCTGCGGATGACCCCTTCTCTCCAAAATACG CATTCCCGGTGAGCATAGTCCAAGGCCTGCCCAACGTCGCTCTGCTGTTGACGGCCCATGGCGGACACATCGCCTTCCTGCAGGGTTTGTTTCCCCGCGGCGAGAGCTACATGGAGCGCCTCTTCGGTCAGTTTGTCCAAGCCGTCTTCGAGCACCCGAGGGACATCAGGAAGGCATGCGGCATTAAGGAGGAGAAGACGAGCTGA
- the ctsbb gene encoding cathepsin Bb — translation MRSLALLCALVTVSVTVARPRLPPLSPEMVNFVNKANTTWTAGQNFYKVDFEYVMGLCGTLLNGPKLPEVAHNIEGMKLPDTFDARQQWRNCPTIQQIRDQGSCGSCWAFGAAEAISDRLCIASGQKISLEISAEDLLSCCDECGMGCFGGYPSTAWEFWAKKGLVTGGLYGSKIGCRPYSIAPCEHHINGTRPPCQGEQDTPKCQQVCIDGYSPSYPKDKHFGKRTYSIPSQQEQIMTELYKNGPVEAAFSVYADFLLYKSGVYQHVTGEMLGGHAIKILGWGEENGTPYWLAANSWNTDWGDKGFFKIKRGNDECGIESEMVAGIPNN, via the exons ATGCGTTCTCTGGCCCTCCTTTGTGCACTTGTGACAGTCTCTGTCACTGTGGCTCGGCCTCGCCTCCCTCCGCTCTCCCCAGAGATGGTGAACTTTGTTAACAAGGCCAACACCACCTGGACG GCTGGGCAAAACTTCTACAAAGTTGACTTCGAATATGTGATGGGACTGTGTGGAACTCTACTGAATGGACCCAAGCTGCCAGAGGT AGCTCACAACATTGAAGGCATGAAGCTCCCAGACACCTTTGACGCACGGCAGCAGTGGCGCAACTGTCCCACAATCCAACAGATCCGAGACCAGGGGTCCTGTGGGTCCTGTTGG GCCTTTGGGGCAGCTGAGGCGATATCGGACAGGCTGTGTATCGCCAGCGGTCAGAAGATCTCTCTGGAGATCTCTGCTGAGGATCTGCTGTCCTGCTGCGATGAATGTGGGATGGG CTGTTTCGGTGGTTACCCCTCCACTGCCTGGGAGTTCTGGGCAAAAAAAGGACTGGTGACAGGAGGCCTGTACGGCTCCAAAATCG GCTGCCGACCCTACAGCATCGCTCCCTGTGAGCATCACATCAACGGGACTCGTCCTCCCTGTCAGGGTGAACAGGACACTCCTAAGTGTCAGCAGGTGTGCATTGATGGATACTCGCCATCATATCCCAAGGACAAACACTTTG GTAAGCGTACATACAGCATCCCGTCCCAACAGGAGCAGATCATGACTGAGCTGTACAAGAACGGGCCTGTGGAGGCAGCTTTCTCTGTATATGCAGATTTTCTGCTGTACAAGTCGG GTGTGTACCAGCATGTGACAGGGGAGATGCTGGGCGGTCATGCCATCAAGATCCTCGGCTGGGGAGAGGAGAACGGGACTCCTTACTGGCTGGCTGCGAACTCCTGGAACACTGATTGGGGAGATAAAG GTTTCTTCAAGATCAAGCGTGGAAATGACGAGTGTGGTATTGAGTCCGAGATGGTTGCAGGAATCCCAAACAACTAG